In Dama dama isolate Ldn47 chromosome 9, ASM3311817v1, whole genome shotgun sequence, the following proteins share a genomic window:
- the KDM3B gene encoding lysine-specific demethylase 3B isoform X2 translates to MADAAASPVGKRLLLLFADTAGSSSASVPAAAAAAAAAGGDPGPALRTRAWRAGTVRAMSGAVPQDLAIFVEFDGCNWKQHSWVKVHAEEVIVLLLEGSLVWAPRKDPVLIQGTRVSIAQWPALTFTPLVDKLGLGSVVPVEYLLDRELRFLSDANGLHLFQMGTDSQNQILLEHAALRDTVNALISDQKLQEIFSRGPYSVQGHRVKVYQPEGEESWLCGVVSHQDSITRLMEVSVTESGEIKSVDPRLIHVMLVDNSAPQSENSRNSILASSGFGASLPGSSQALTFGSGRSQSNGVLATENKPLGFSFGCSPAPESQKDSDLSKNLFFQCMSQTLPTSNYFTTVSENLADDSSSRDSFKQSLESLCKGRSTLGADTKSGSKAGSSVDRKVPAESMPTLTPAFPRSLLNARTPDSHENLFLQPPKLSREEPSNPFLAFVEKVEHSPFSSFASQASGSSSSATTVTSKAAPSWPESHSSTDSASLAKKKTLFITTDSSKLVSGVLGSALTTGGPSLSAMGNGRSSSPTSSLTQPIEMPTLSSSPTEERPTVGPGQQDNPLLKTFSNVFGRHSGSFLSSPADFSQENKAPFEAVKRFSLDERSLACRQDSDSSTNSDLSDLSDSEEQLQAKTGLKGIPEHLMGKLGPNGERSAELLLGKGKGKQAPKGRPRTAPLKVGQSVLKDVSKVKKLKQSGEPFLQDGSCINVAPHLHKCRECRLERYRKFKEQEQDDSTVACRFFHFRRLIFTRKGVLRVEGFLSPQQSDPDAMNLWIPSSSLAEGIDLETSKYILANVGDQFCQLVMSEKEAMMMVEPHQKVAWKRAVRGVREMCDVCETTLFNIHWVCRKCGFGVCLDCYRLRKSRPRSETEEMGDEEVFSWLKCAKGQSHEPENLMPTQIIPGTALYNIGDMVHAARGKWGIKANCPCISRQNKSVLRPAVTNGMSQLPSINPSASSGNETTFSGGGGTAPGTQPETDHVPKADNTDSRSDEPLKADSSTSNSNSELKAIRPPCPDTAPPSSALHWLADLATQKAKEETKEAGSLRSVLNKESHSPFGLDSFNSTAKVSPLTPKLFNSLLLGPTASNNKTEGSSLRDLLHSGPGKLPQTPLDTGIPFPPVFSTSSAGVKNKASLPNFLDHIIASVVENKKTSDAAKRACNLTDTQKEVKEMVMGLNVLDPHTSHSWLCDGRLLCLHDPSNKNNWKIFRECWKQGQPVLVSGVHKKLKSELWKPEAFSQEFGDQDVDLVNCRNCAIISDVKVRDFWDGFEIICKRLRSEDGQPMVLKLKDWPPGEDFRDMMPTRFEDLMENLPLPEYTKRDGRLNLASRLPSYFVRPDLGPKMYNAYGLITAEDRRVGTTNLHLDVSDAVNVMVYVGIPIGEGAHDEEVLKTIDEGDADEVTKQRIHDGKEKPGALWHIYAAKDAEKIRELLRKVGEEQGQENPPDHDPIHDQSWYLDQTLRKRLYEEYGVQGWAIVQFLGDAVFIPAGAPHQVHNLYSCIKVAEDFVSPEHVKHCFRLTQEFRHLSNTHTNHEDKLQVKNIIYHAVKDAVGTLKAHESKLARS, encoded by the exons ACTTTCACTCCCCTGGTAGATAAACTCGGTTTGGGTTCTGTGGTTCCAGTTGAATACCTTCTGGATCGGGAGCTTCGTTTCCTGTCAGATGCTAATGGGTTGCATTTGTTCCAG ATGGGAACAGATAGCCAAAACCAGATTCTTTTGGAACATGCTGCTCTGAGAGACACAGTTAATGCTTTGATCAGTGACCAAAAGCTACAAGAGATATTCAGCCGAG GTCCCTACAGTGTTCAAGGTCACAGGGTCAAAGTATACCAGCCAGAGGGAGAAGAAAGTTGGCTCTGTGGTGTTGTAAGCCATCAAGACTCCATCACCCGTCTTATGGAGGTGTCCGTAACTGAG AGTGGTGAGATCAAGTCCGTAGATCCCAGATTGATCCATGTGATGCTCGTGGATAATTCGGCGCCTCAGAGCGAG AATTCAAGGAATTCTATCCTGGCCTCTTCTGGATTTGGAGCATCTCTCCCGGGTTCATCACAAGCTTTGACTTTTGGAAGTGGAAGGAGCCAGTCCAATGGGGTTCTTGCCACAGAGAACAAACCTTTGGGCTTCTCTTTTGGCTGTAGCCCAGCACCAGAGTCTCAGAAAGACTCTGATCTCTCCAAAAACTTGTTTTTTCAATGCATGTCCCAAACTTTACCCACCAGTAACTACTTCACTACCGTTTCAGAGAATTTGGCTGATGATTCCTCCAGTCGAGACTCATTTAAACAAAGCCTTGAGAGCCTCTGTAAAGGGAGATCCACTCTCGGAGCAGACACTAAATCAGGCTCTAAGGCTGGCAGCTCTGTGGATCGGAAAGTGCCTGCAGAGTCCATGCCCACCCTCACGCCAGCCTTCCCACGGAGCCTCCTAAATGCCCGCACCCCAGACAGTCatgaaaatctatttttacaGCCCCCGAAACTGTCCCGAGAAGAGCCTTCTAACCCTTTCTTGGCATTTGTGGAGAAAGTTGAACATAGCCCTTTCAGCAGCTTTGCATCTCAGGCCTCAGGTAGCTCTTCCTCTGCTACCACTGTCACCTCCAAGGCAGCACCCAGCTGGCCCGAGTCTCACTCCTCTACTGATTCGGCATCTTTAGCAAAGAAGAAAACCCTCTTCATCACAACTGACTCCTCCAAACTGGTGTCTGGTGTTCTGGGCTCAGCTCTTACCACTGGGGGGCCAAGCCTCTCTGCCATGGGGAATGGCCGCTCCAGTTCCCCCACCAGCAGCCTCACCCAGCCCATTGAGATGCCTActctctcctccagccccacaGAGGAGAGGCCAACTGTGGGGCCTGGGCAGCAGGACAATCCTCTCCTTAAAACCTTTAGTAACGTCTTTGGCAGGCACTCAGGCAGCTTTCTGTCCTCCCCAGCAGATTTTTCACAGGAGAACAAagctccttttgaagctgtgaaAAGGTTCTCACTGGATGAGCGAAGCTTGGCTTGCAGACAGGACTCAGACTCCAGTACCAATAGTGACCTGTCAGATTTAAGCGACTCTGAGGAGCAGCTGCAAGCCAAGACCGGCCTGAAGGGGATTCCGGAGCACCTGATGGGGAAGCTGGGCCCCAATGGGGAACGCAGTGCTGAGCTGTTGCTGGGAAAAGGCAAAGGGAAGCAGGCCCCCAAGGGCCGGCCTCGGACTGCTCCCTTGAAAG TGGGCCAGTCAGTGCTGAAAGATGTGAGCAAAGTAAAGAAGCTGAAGCAGTCCGGAGAGCCCTTCCTGCAGGATGGGTCGTGCATTAATGTAGCCCCTCACCTGCATAAGTGTCGTGAGTGCCGCCTGGAGCGGTATCGGAAGTTTAAGGAACAGGAGCAAGATGATTCCACTGTGGCCTGCCGCTTCTTTCACTTCCGGAG GTTGATCTTCACTCGAAAAGGTGTACTCCGAGTGGAAGGGTTTCTGAGTCCCCAGCAAAGTGACCCTGATGCCATGAACCTGTGGATTCCCTCTTCCTCCCTAGCAGAAGGAATAGACCTAGAAACCTCAAAATACATTCTGGCCAATGTTGGAGACCAGTTCTGCCAACTTGTGATGTCTGAGAAGGAGGCCATGATGATGGTGGAGCCACACC AGAAAGTGGCATGGAAGCGAGCAGTCCGAGGTGTACGGgagatgtgtgatgtgtgtgaaaCAACCCTCTTCAACATCCACTGGGTTTGTCGCAAATGCGGATTTGGGGTCTGCCTTGACTGTTACAGGCTCAGGAAAAGCCGACCACGCAGTG agacagaagagatgggTGATGAAGAGGTTTTCTCCTGGTTGAAGTGTGCAAAGGGGCAGTCCCATGAACCAGAGAATCTCATGCCCACACAGATAATCCCTGGCACAG CTCTTTACAATATTGGAGACATGGTACATGCTGCCCGGGGCAAGTGGGGAATTAAAGCAAACTGCCCTTGTATTAGTCGGCAGAACAAATCTGTATTGAGACCTGCTGTCACTAATGGGATGTCACAg CTTCCTAGCATAAACCCTAGTGCCTCTTCTGGAAATGAAACCACCTTCTCAGGCGGAGGAGGAACTGCACCGGGAACACAACCAGAGACAGACCATGTTCCCAAAGCCGACAATACTGACAGCAGATCAGATGAGCCTCTGAAAGCAGACAGTTCGACATCAAATAGCAATAGTGAGCTAAAAGCCATCAGGCCCCCTTGCCCCGACACAGCCCCACCCTCCTCTGCCCTGCACTGGTTGGCGGATTTAGCAACTCAGAAGgctaaagaagaaacaaaag AAGCAGGGTCCCTGAGGTCGGTGCTCAATAAAGAGTCTCATTCACCCTTTGGGCTGGACTCGTTCAACTCCACTGCAAAGGTCTCTCCGTTGACTCCAAAGCTTTTTAACAGTCTGTTACTGGGTCCCACTGCCTCCAACAACAAAACTGAAGGCTCTAGCCTTCGAGACCTCCTCCACTCCGGGCCCGGAAAGCTTCCTCAAACCCCCTTGGACACAGGCATACCCTTTCCCCCGGTCTTCTCTACATCCTCAGCA GGAGTGAAGAACAAGGCCAGCCTACCCAACTTCCTTGACCACATCATTGCCTCAGtggtagaaaataagaaaacctcAGATGCTGCAAAGCGGGCCTGTAACTTGACTGATACCCAAAAGGAAGTGAAGGAGATGGTGATGGGGTTAAATGTGCTGGACCCCCATACCTCTCATTCCTGGCTCTGTGATGGAAGACTTTTGTGTCTTCATGACCCCAGCAACAAAAACAATTGGAAGATCTTCCGGGAGTGTTGGAAGCAAGGCCAG CCAGTGCTGGTTTCAGGGGTACATAAAAAGCTCAAGTCTGAACTCTGGAAGCCAGAAGCCTTTAGCCAGGAATTTGGAGACCAGGATGTGGACTTGGTGAACTGCAGGAACTGTGCTATAATTTCTGATGTGAAAGTTCGGGATTTCTGGGATGGCTTCGAGATCATATGCA AGCGATTAAGGTCAGAAGATGGGCAGCCAATGGTGCTCAAACTCAAGGACTGGCCTCCTGGGGAAGATTTTCGGGACATGATGCCAACAAG GTTTGAAGATCTGATGGAGAACCTTCCTCTGCCAGAATATACCAAGCGAGATGGCAGGCTCAATCTGGCCTCCAGGCTGCCCAGTTATTTTGTAAGGCCCGATCTGGGCCCCAAGATGTACAATGCCTACG GCTTGATAACAGCAGAAGACAGAAGAGTTGGCACAACAAATCTTCACTTAGATGTGTCTGATGCAGTTAATGTGATGGTGTATGTTGGGATCCCCATTGGGGAGGGTGCTCATGATGAAG agGTTCTCAAGACAATTGACGAGGGAGATGCTGATGAGGTGACAAAGCAAAGGATTCATGATGGAAAGGAGAAACCCGGTGCTTTGTGGCATATCTATGCAGCCAAGGATGCAGAGAAGATCCGGGAGCTGCTTCGAAAG GTTGGAGAAGAGCAAGGCCAAGAGAATCCCCCTGATCATGATCCAATTCATGACCAAAGTTGGTACTTGGACCAGACCCTACGTAAGCGGCTCTATGAGGAATATGGTGTGCAAGGCTGGGCCATTGTTCAGTTCCTGGGAGATGCTGTCTTCATACCTGCTGGAGCCCCACACCAG GTGCACAATCTATACAGTTGCATAAAAGTAGCAGAAGACTTTGTATCTCCAGAACATGTAAAGCACTGTTTTCGCCTGACGCAGGAATTCAGGCATCTCTCTAACACTCATACAAACCATGAGGATAAACTGCAG GTGAAGAACATCATTTATCATGCAGTGAAAGATGCTGTTGGCACCCTCAAGGCTCATGAATCCAAGCTGGCAAGATCGTAG
- the KDM3B gene encoding lysine-specific demethylase 3B isoform X1 — translation MADAAASPVGKRLLLLFADTAGSSSASVPAAAAAAAAAGGDPGPALRTRAWRAGTVRAMSGAVPQDLAIFVEFDGCNWKQHSWVKVHAEEVIVLLLEGSLVWAPRKDPVLIQGTRVSIAQWPALTFTPLVDKLGLGSVVPVEYLLDRELRFLSDANGLHLFQMGTDSQNQILLEHAALRDTVNALISDQKLQEIFSRGPYSVQGHRVKVYQPEGEESWLCGVVSHQDSITRLMEVSVTESGEIKSVDPRLIHVMLVDNSAPQSEGGTLKAVKSSKGKKKRESIEGKDGRRRKSASDSGCDPASKKLKGDRGEVDSNGSDGGEASRGPWKGGNASGEPGLDQRIKQPPTTFVPQINRNIRFATYTKENGRTLVVQDEPVGGDTPLPFTPYSTATGQTPLAPEVGGAENKEAGKTLDQVGQCMVASAAVVTTASSTPTTVRISDTGLATGTGPEKQKGSWSQAPGENSRNSILASSGFGASLPGSSQALTFGSGRSQSNGVLATENKPLGFSFGCSPAPESQKDSDLSKNLFFQCMSQTLPTSNYFTTVSENLADDSSSRDSFKQSLESLCKGRSTLGADTKSGSKAGSSVDRKVPAESMPTLTPAFPRSLLNARTPDSHENLFLQPPKLSREEPSNPFLAFVEKVEHSPFSSFASQASGSSSSATTVTSKAAPSWPESHSSTDSASLAKKKTLFITTDSSKLVSGVLGSALTTGGPSLSAMGNGRSSSPTSSLTQPIEMPTLSSSPTEERPTVGPGQQDNPLLKTFSNVFGRHSGSFLSSPADFSQENKAPFEAVKRFSLDERSLACRQDSDSSTNSDLSDLSDSEEQLQAKTGLKGIPEHLMGKLGPNGERSAELLLGKGKGKQAPKGRPRTAPLKVGQSVLKDVSKVKKLKQSGEPFLQDGSCINVAPHLHKCRECRLERYRKFKEQEQDDSTVACRFFHFRRLIFTRKGVLRVEGFLSPQQSDPDAMNLWIPSSSLAEGIDLETSKYILANVGDQFCQLVMSEKEAMMMVEPHQKVAWKRAVRGVREMCDVCETTLFNIHWVCRKCGFGVCLDCYRLRKSRPRSETEEMGDEEVFSWLKCAKGQSHEPENLMPTQIIPGTALYNIGDMVHAARGKWGIKANCPCISRQNKSVLRPAVTNGMSQLPSINPSASSGNETTFSGGGGTAPGTQPETDHVPKADNTDSRSDEPLKADSSTSNSNSELKAIRPPCPDTAPPSSALHWLADLATQKAKEETKEAGSLRSVLNKESHSPFGLDSFNSTAKVSPLTPKLFNSLLLGPTASNNKTEGSSLRDLLHSGPGKLPQTPLDTGIPFPPVFSTSSAGVKNKASLPNFLDHIIASVVENKKTSDAAKRACNLTDTQKEVKEMVMGLNVLDPHTSHSWLCDGRLLCLHDPSNKNNWKIFRECWKQGQPVLVSGVHKKLKSELWKPEAFSQEFGDQDVDLVNCRNCAIISDVKVRDFWDGFEIICKRLRSEDGQPMVLKLKDWPPGEDFRDMMPTRFEDLMENLPLPEYTKRDGRLNLASRLPSYFVRPDLGPKMYNAYGLITAEDRRVGTTNLHLDVSDAVNVMVYVGIPIGEGAHDEEVLKTIDEGDADEVTKQRIHDGKEKPGALWHIYAAKDAEKIRELLRKVGEEQGQENPPDHDPIHDQSWYLDQTLRKRLYEEYGVQGWAIVQFLGDAVFIPAGAPHQVHNLYSCIKVAEDFVSPEHVKHCFRLTQEFRHLSNTHTNHEDKLQVKNIIYHAVKDAVGTLKAHESKLARS, via the exons ACTTTCACTCCCCTGGTAGATAAACTCGGTTTGGGTTCTGTGGTTCCAGTTGAATACCTTCTGGATCGGGAGCTTCGTTTCCTGTCAGATGCTAATGGGTTGCATTTGTTCCAG ATGGGAACAGATAGCCAAAACCAGATTCTTTTGGAACATGCTGCTCTGAGAGACACAGTTAATGCTTTGATCAGTGACCAAAAGCTACAAGAGATATTCAGCCGAG GTCCCTACAGTGTTCAAGGTCACAGGGTCAAAGTATACCAGCCAGAGGGAGAAGAAAGTTGGCTCTGTGGTGTTGTAAGCCATCAAGACTCCATCACCCGTCTTATGGAGGTGTCCGTAACTGAG AGTGGTGAGATCAAGTCCGTAGATCCCAGATTGATCCATGTGATGCTCGTGGATAATTCGGCGCCTCAGAGCGAG GGGGGTACGTTAAAAGCAGTAAAATCTtccaaaggaaagaagaaaagagagagcatAGAGGGGAAAGATGGCCGGAGGAGGAAAAGTGCTTCGGACTCTGGGTGTGACCCTGCATCAAAGAAATTGAAAGGAGACAGGGGTGAAGTAGACAGTAATGGGAGCGATGGAGGCGAGGCAAGCCGAGGGCCCTGGAAAGGAGGGAATGCCAGTGGAGAGCCAGGGCTGGATCAGAGAATCAAGCAGCCACCGACTACATTTGTCCCCCAGATTAACCGCAACATTCGCTTTGCCACTTACACCAAAGAAAACGGCAGGACTCTGGTGGTGCAGGATGAGCCTGTGGGTGGGGACACACCTCTACCTTTCACTCCGTATTCTACAGCCACAGGTCAGACACCTTTGGCCCCAGAGGTGGGTGGAGCCGAAAATAAAGAGGCAGGAAAAACACTGGATCAAGTTGGCCAGTGTATggtggcttcagcagctgtggtcaCTACCGCCAGCTCCACCCCAACCACGGTGAGGATCTCAGACACTGGCCTTGCAACAGGGACTGGGCCGGAAAAACAGAAAGGCAGCTGGTCGCAGGCCCCAGGAGAG AATTCAAGGAATTCTATCCTGGCCTCTTCTGGATTTGGAGCATCTCTCCCGGGTTCATCACAAGCTTTGACTTTTGGAAGTGGAAGGAGCCAGTCCAATGGGGTTCTTGCCACAGAGAACAAACCTTTGGGCTTCTCTTTTGGCTGTAGCCCAGCACCAGAGTCTCAGAAAGACTCTGATCTCTCCAAAAACTTGTTTTTTCAATGCATGTCCCAAACTTTACCCACCAGTAACTACTTCACTACCGTTTCAGAGAATTTGGCTGATGATTCCTCCAGTCGAGACTCATTTAAACAAAGCCTTGAGAGCCTCTGTAAAGGGAGATCCACTCTCGGAGCAGACACTAAATCAGGCTCTAAGGCTGGCAGCTCTGTGGATCGGAAAGTGCCTGCAGAGTCCATGCCCACCCTCACGCCAGCCTTCCCACGGAGCCTCCTAAATGCCCGCACCCCAGACAGTCatgaaaatctatttttacaGCCCCCGAAACTGTCCCGAGAAGAGCCTTCTAACCCTTTCTTGGCATTTGTGGAGAAAGTTGAACATAGCCCTTTCAGCAGCTTTGCATCTCAGGCCTCAGGTAGCTCTTCCTCTGCTACCACTGTCACCTCCAAGGCAGCACCCAGCTGGCCCGAGTCTCACTCCTCTACTGATTCGGCATCTTTAGCAAAGAAGAAAACCCTCTTCATCACAACTGACTCCTCCAAACTGGTGTCTGGTGTTCTGGGCTCAGCTCTTACCACTGGGGGGCCAAGCCTCTCTGCCATGGGGAATGGCCGCTCCAGTTCCCCCACCAGCAGCCTCACCCAGCCCATTGAGATGCCTActctctcctccagccccacaGAGGAGAGGCCAACTGTGGGGCCTGGGCAGCAGGACAATCCTCTCCTTAAAACCTTTAGTAACGTCTTTGGCAGGCACTCAGGCAGCTTTCTGTCCTCCCCAGCAGATTTTTCACAGGAGAACAAagctccttttgaagctgtgaaAAGGTTCTCACTGGATGAGCGAAGCTTGGCTTGCAGACAGGACTCAGACTCCAGTACCAATAGTGACCTGTCAGATTTAAGCGACTCTGAGGAGCAGCTGCAAGCCAAGACCGGCCTGAAGGGGATTCCGGAGCACCTGATGGGGAAGCTGGGCCCCAATGGGGAACGCAGTGCTGAGCTGTTGCTGGGAAAAGGCAAAGGGAAGCAGGCCCCCAAGGGCCGGCCTCGGACTGCTCCCTTGAAAG TGGGCCAGTCAGTGCTGAAAGATGTGAGCAAAGTAAAGAAGCTGAAGCAGTCCGGAGAGCCCTTCCTGCAGGATGGGTCGTGCATTAATGTAGCCCCTCACCTGCATAAGTGTCGTGAGTGCCGCCTGGAGCGGTATCGGAAGTTTAAGGAACAGGAGCAAGATGATTCCACTGTGGCCTGCCGCTTCTTTCACTTCCGGAG GTTGATCTTCACTCGAAAAGGTGTACTCCGAGTGGAAGGGTTTCTGAGTCCCCAGCAAAGTGACCCTGATGCCATGAACCTGTGGATTCCCTCTTCCTCCCTAGCAGAAGGAATAGACCTAGAAACCTCAAAATACATTCTGGCCAATGTTGGAGACCAGTTCTGCCAACTTGTGATGTCTGAGAAGGAGGCCATGATGATGGTGGAGCCACACC AGAAAGTGGCATGGAAGCGAGCAGTCCGAGGTGTACGGgagatgtgtgatgtgtgtgaaaCAACCCTCTTCAACATCCACTGGGTTTGTCGCAAATGCGGATTTGGGGTCTGCCTTGACTGTTACAGGCTCAGGAAAAGCCGACCACGCAGTG agacagaagagatgggTGATGAAGAGGTTTTCTCCTGGTTGAAGTGTGCAAAGGGGCAGTCCCATGAACCAGAGAATCTCATGCCCACACAGATAATCCCTGGCACAG CTCTTTACAATATTGGAGACATGGTACATGCTGCCCGGGGCAAGTGGGGAATTAAAGCAAACTGCCCTTGTATTAGTCGGCAGAACAAATCTGTATTGAGACCTGCTGTCACTAATGGGATGTCACAg CTTCCTAGCATAAACCCTAGTGCCTCTTCTGGAAATGAAACCACCTTCTCAGGCGGAGGAGGAACTGCACCGGGAACACAACCAGAGACAGACCATGTTCCCAAAGCCGACAATACTGACAGCAGATCAGATGAGCCTCTGAAAGCAGACAGTTCGACATCAAATAGCAATAGTGAGCTAAAAGCCATCAGGCCCCCTTGCCCCGACACAGCCCCACCCTCCTCTGCCCTGCACTGGTTGGCGGATTTAGCAACTCAGAAGgctaaagaagaaacaaaag AAGCAGGGTCCCTGAGGTCGGTGCTCAATAAAGAGTCTCATTCACCCTTTGGGCTGGACTCGTTCAACTCCACTGCAAAGGTCTCTCCGTTGACTCCAAAGCTTTTTAACAGTCTGTTACTGGGTCCCACTGCCTCCAACAACAAAACTGAAGGCTCTAGCCTTCGAGACCTCCTCCACTCCGGGCCCGGAAAGCTTCCTCAAACCCCCTTGGACACAGGCATACCCTTTCCCCCGGTCTTCTCTACATCCTCAGCA GGAGTGAAGAACAAGGCCAGCCTACCCAACTTCCTTGACCACATCATTGCCTCAGtggtagaaaataagaaaacctcAGATGCTGCAAAGCGGGCCTGTAACTTGACTGATACCCAAAAGGAAGTGAAGGAGATGGTGATGGGGTTAAATGTGCTGGACCCCCATACCTCTCATTCCTGGCTCTGTGATGGAAGACTTTTGTGTCTTCATGACCCCAGCAACAAAAACAATTGGAAGATCTTCCGGGAGTGTTGGAAGCAAGGCCAG CCAGTGCTGGTTTCAGGGGTACATAAAAAGCTCAAGTCTGAACTCTGGAAGCCAGAAGCCTTTAGCCAGGAATTTGGAGACCAGGATGTGGACTTGGTGAACTGCAGGAACTGTGCTATAATTTCTGATGTGAAAGTTCGGGATTTCTGGGATGGCTTCGAGATCATATGCA AGCGATTAAGGTCAGAAGATGGGCAGCCAATGGTGCTCAAACTCAAGGACTGGCCTCCTGGGGAAGATTTTCGGGACATGATGCCAACAAG GTTTGAAGATCTGATGGAGAACCTTCCTCTGCCAGAATATACCAAGCGAGATGGCAGGCTCAATCTGGCCTCCAGGCTGCCCAGTTATTTTGTAAGGCCCGATCTGGGCCCCAAGATGTACAATGCCTACG GCTTGATAACAGCAGAAGACAGAAGAGTTGGCACAACAAATCTTCACTTAGATGTGTCTGATGCAGTTAATGTGATGGTGTATGTTGGGATCCCCATTGGGGAGGGTGCTCATGATGAAG agGTTCTCAAGACAATTGACGAGGGAGATGCTGATGAGGTGACAAAGCAAAGGATTCATGATGGAAAGGAGAAACCCGGTGCTTTGTGGCATATCTATGCAGCCAAGGATGCAGAGAAGATCCGGGAGCTGCTTCGAAAG GTTGGAGAAGAGCAAGGCCAAGAGAATCCCCCTGATCATGATCCAATTCATGACCAAAGTTGGTACTTGGACCAGACCCTACGTAAGCGGCTCTATGAGGAATATGGTGTGCAAGGCTGGGCCATTGTTCAGTTCCTGGGAGATGCTGTCTTCATACCTGCTGGAGCCCCACACCAG GTGCACAATCTATACAGTTGCATAAAAGTAGCAGAAGACTTTGTATCTCCAGAACATGTAAAGCACTGTTTTCGCCTGACGCAGGAATTCAGGCATCTCTCTAACACTCATACAAACCATGAGGATAAACTGCAG GTGAAGAACATCATTTATCATGCAGTGAAAGATGCTGTTGGCACCCTCAAGGCTCATGAATCCAAGCTGGCAAGATCGTAG